Proteins co-encoded in one Aspergillus luchuensis IFO 4308 DNA, chromosome 6, nearly complete sequence genomic window:
- a CDS encoding uncharacterized protein (COG:S;~EggNog:ENOG410PJ73;~InterPro:IPR033370;~PFAM:PF08700;~go_component: GO:0017119 - Golgi transport complex [Evidence IEA];~go_process: GO:0006891 - intra-Golgi vesicle-mediated transport [Evidence IEA]) yields MASDGPDPQSLKSWQDAFHYPIPTVRRVEQELRRDIASNKEKLRALVGTRYRELIGTAETIVSMNREMEDVDSTLADIGRRCNPRLMEKMYTHYNQIKEDSHDEDAAKRALGGQLALLHRCASSISKLLRRRGSVLLVAKLMVISRLLHKTLSQQATVPPFVEDLRNQLASLQRSLLRRLGKRLASAKYTADEIIEALAAYCLTTSSSSDDAIRYFHRVRLDGIGSQLELVDPSGENVLSSLRLYVRTLQTSKILLSRRLSDVLSKLKARPLLTDPEVRSLDDLDLGVLGRWVAADVNNFTPWIKLSELSKSDAEKTIKQWSKPAFDKFLIGCRGTLTKWLDFSKLLSLRKQTLELWLSSRSSTPTHSSLQVLEGIRSVFNDRLRGILSEQAKTLDLFGQGVASAVSNWGDRTHTASQSLWAEDMISHDYSNGSTAFKQAVTDRLLGRDDDVSAVLEKYQGWLSAIEESRESIDGLRQVRWSDVLDEGEDEDLDIDVSAMLNDDDPRLLREALQVAIGEAFNTLQSSLSTTFKMLEEQGQSGEAAFMLKTIRLARRDLPVQFIASDYALSQSIVPDLQRILATDIVSRTGPWKSPATSKSKSGKVPGRTLWEGDPQIPVQPTPSTFKFLRKLVRSMDHYGAGLWDVSTTQTLKSAMIKGLSESVTSSIEKLNSPAEIEGSKKPASPDGEEAEPTQNGENGENGDPAKPKSESTKSDDADDIKDRRIQLYFDTVYLTDALAIRDSERSQLAEVLDTLRSSLDLPEKAMKKLENAAHEYWKRTQLLFGLLTVGAEH; encoded by the exons aTGGCGTCCGATGGTCCGGATCCGCAGTCATTGAAATCCTGGCAAGATGCATTTCACTACCCAATTCCTACTGTGCGCCGCGTGGAGCAGGAGCTGCGCCGGGACATCGCAAGCAATAAGGAGAAGCTCAGGGCTCTTGTCGG TACGAGATACCGAGAACTCATTGGCACTGCCGAGACGATTGTGTCGATGAATCGCGAAAtggaggatgtggattcGACGCTGGCCGACATAGGACGAAGATGCAATCCACGcctgatggagaagatgtacACACATTACAACCAGATAAAGGAGGATAGCCATGATGAAG ATGCCGCGAAACGAGCGCTCGGAGGGCAACTGGCTTTACTTCATCGCTGCGCATCGTCAATCTCTAAGCTCCTGCGTCGACGCGGCTCCGTCTTGCTTGTGGCCAAGCTAATGGTCATCTCTCGTCTTTTACACAAGACTCTCTCCCAGCAGGCGACGGTGCCACCATTTGTAGAGGACCTACGCAATCAATTAGCATCCCTCCAAAGAAGTCTCTTGAGGAGGCTTGGAAAGCGGCTCGCGTCTGCTAAATACACGGCTGACGAGATCATTGAGGCTTTGGCAGCATACTGTCTTACAACTAGCTCTTCATCGGATGACGCCATCCGCTACTTTCACCGGGTTCGCTTAGATGGCATTGGAAGCCAGCTGGAGCTTGTCGACCCGTCAGGCGAGAATGTTCTGAGCAGCTTACGGCTATATGTTCGGACACTCCAGACTTCTAAGATCCTGCTATCTCGCCGATTGTCAGATGTCCTGAGCAAGCTGAAAGCACGGCCTCTGCTGACAGACCCTGAAGTGCGGAGTTTGGACGACCTAGACCTCGGTGTTCTGGGACGCTGGGTTGCTGCAGATGTTAACAACTTCACACCATGGATCAAGCTCAGTGAGCTATCAAAGTCGGACGCCGAGAAGACGATTAAGCAATGGTCGAAACCGGCTTTCGACAAGTTCCTAATTGGATGCCGGGGCACCCTTACTAAATGGCTAGACTTCTCGAAGCTTCTCTCATTACGCAAGCAGACACTGGAGCTCTGGCTATCTTCCCGAAGCTCGACACCCACCCATTCATCGTTACAAGTTCTGGAAGGAATTAGGTCAGTCTTCAATGATCGACTTAGGGGTATTCTGTCAGAACAAGCCAAGACATTGGACCTATTTGGTCAAGGTGTCGCCTCTGCGGTGTCGAATTGGGGCGACAGAACCCACACGGCTTCGCAGTCACTTTGGGCCGAGGACATGATTTCCCATGATTATTCCAATGGCTCTACTGCATTCAAGCAAGCTGTCACGGACAGACTCCTGGGGCGTGATGATGACGTATCCGCTGTCCTGGAGAAATACCAGGGATGGTTGTCTGCCATCGAAGAGTCCAGGGAGTCTATCGACGGCCTACGGCAAGTACGTTGGTCCGACGTCCTGGATGAAGGTGAGGACGAGGATCTTGATATCGACGTCTCTGCCATGCTGAACGACGATGATCCACGACTGCTCCGTGAAGCCCTTCAGGTGGCAATTGGAGAAGCATTCAATACACTCCAAAGTTCGCTCAGCACAACCTTTAAAATGCTCGAAGAGCAGGGACAAAGCGGTGAGGCCGCTTTTATGCTGAAGACTATCCGACTGGCTCGAAGAGATCTGCCTGTCCAGTTCATTGCGAGCGATTATGCACTGTCCCAAAGTATCGTGCCGGATTTGCAGAGAATCCTTGCGACAGACATAGTCAGCCGCACAGGCCCCTGGAAGTCTCCGGCTACTTCGAAATCGAAGTCTGGTAAAGTGCCAGGTCGTACACTTTGGGAGGGTGATCCTCAAATTCCTGTCCAGCCGACACCATCGACGTTCAAATTCCTGCGTAAACTTGTGCGATCTATGGATCACTACGGCGCTGGACTTTGGGATGTCTCCACGACGCAGACGCTAAAATCTGCCATGATCAAGGGACTCTCGGAGTCTGTCACATCCTCAATTGAGAAGCTCAACTCACCTGCCGAGATAGAGGGCAGCAAGAAGCCTGCCTCGCCTGATGGCGAAGAGGCAGAACCGACGCAGAACGGCGAGAATGGCGAGAATGGCGACCCGGCGAAACCAAAGTCCGAAAGTACCAAATCtgacgatgccgatgatatcAAGGACCGGAGGATCCAGCTTTATTTCGACACCGTATACCTGACTGATGCATTAGCGATTCGAGACTCTGAACGCAGCCAATTGGCAGAAGTGTTGGATACACTTCGCAGCAGCCTCGACTTGCCTGAGAAGGCAATGAAGAAGCTAGAGAACGCTGCGCACGAGTACTGGAAACGGACCCAGCTATTATTCGGGCTCTTGACTGTGGGAGCTGAGCACTAA
- the cdc123 gene encoding cell proliferation protein CDC123 (BUSCO:EOG09264WF4;~COG:S;~EggNog:ENOG410PJMN;~InterPro:IPR009772;~PFAM:PF07065) — MPHIDPEAPAPAAEAPTEPLTRLPFPPVTYSHILHCSYHHWQPRYRTLVPKSRAIRLTAPFVNYLRADGIVLPPEAAPPTDDDGLDTFSDDGADEEPDPSLEWPEIHAQIKSTITEYGGKVTPKLNWSAPKDATWMSATNDTQCRTANDIYLLLKSSDFISHDLEHPFDDCVPDTTTTDDSSSSTPPEIPYYLVLRKYVNFNPSLEFRCFVRNRVLLCMCQRDQNHFDFLFPMRDSLRSRIQTFFDEKLKDTFTDPNFVFDVYIPPPHDRVWLIDINPWAERTDSLLFSWMEILHMKDPVGIREEDDNGEEQFVRLSLNANGDLEPVAGPDEGSESESESESASEDENTDDAPLFPEFRLIKRDDPEAYAFTTPQYSAHKLPKEVVDASISGPGGMSEFLGKWQDILAKQAQESDSDNEAQ; from the exons ATGCCTCATATTGACCCAGAGGCGCCAGCCCCGGCGGCCGAAGCTCCCACCGAGCCATTAACAAGACTGCCTTTCCCTCCAGTCACTTATTCTCACATTCTACATTGCTCTTATCATCACTGGCAGCCTCG TTACCGCACACTTGTCCCCAAGTCCCGTGCTATCCGTCTCACTGCCCCCTTCGTTAACTACCTCCGAGCGGACGGTATCGTTCTGCCACCAGAAGCTGCCCCGCCGACAGACGACGACGGCCTTGACACATTCTCCGATGATGGCGCAGACGAGGAGCCTGATCCGTCACTCGAATGGCCCGAGATCCACGCCCAAATTAAATCCACAATCACCGAATACGGCGGCAAAGTGACACCGAAGCTGAACTGGAGTGCGCCCAAAGATGCGACTTGGATGTCCGCCACCAACGACACTCAATGTCGCACAGCTAACGACATCTACCTCCTCCTGAAAAGCAGTGATTTCATCAGCCATGACTTGGAACACCCATTTGACGACTGCGTTCCTgacactaccaccaccgacgactcttcctcctcaacacccccCGAAATCCCCTACTACCTCGTCCTCCGCAAATACGTCAACTTCAACCCATCACTCGAGTTCCGGTGCTTTGTGCGCAACAGGGTTCTCCTGTGCATGTGCCAACGTGATCAGAACCATttcgacttcctcttccccatgCGGGACTCTCTCCGGTCTCGGATCCAGACCTTCTTCGATGAAAAGCTGAAGGATACGTTCACGGATCCTAACTTTGTGTTTGATGTCTATATCCCGCCGCCGCATGATAGGGTGTGGCTTATCGATATCAACCCATGGGCGGAGAGGACCGATTCGCTGCTGTTTAGTTGGATGGAGATTCTGCACATGAAGGATCCCGTGGGTATCCGGGAGGAAGACGACAACGGGGAAGAGCAATTCGTGCGGCTTTCTCTGAATGCCAATGGTGATCTGGAACCAGTTGCTGGTCCAGATGAAGGGTCCGAGTCCGAGTCTGAGTCCGAGTCCGCATCCGAAGACGAGAACACGGATGATGCGCCATTGTTCCCGGAGTTCCGGCTCATCAAGCGCGATGACCCGGAGGCGTATGCGTTCACGACCCCGCAGTACTCAGCTCACAAGCTGCCGAAGGAGGTGGTCGATGCGTCTATCTCCGGTCCTGGAGGCATGAGCGAGTTCCTAGGAAAGTGGCAGGACATTTTGGCGAAGCAGGCGCAGGAGTCCGACTCGGACAATGAAGCCCAATAG
- a CDS encoding dodecenoyl-CoA isomerase (COG:I;~EggNog:ENOG410PJ85;~InterPro:IPR001753,IPR029045;~PFAM:PF16113,PF00378;~go_function: GO:0003824 - catalytic activity [Evidence IEA]) — MSSTTEDPIKLTYQGRLAIITLNRPKKLNALDGDLYYLLGERLREVDKRDDIYITILTGSGRYFSAGADVNSSRPGGGLGTSARRDLARSFVINNYDITHTFAHHSKILIAALNGPAVGLSAALIALADFIYAAPHTFLLTPFASLGLVAEGGSSRAFVERLGIAKANEALIMSKRITCEELVATGFVNKVFTAPSGKSDDSEGFLGLVLQEVEERLGLHLNQESLLKIKELIRRPEREVLDRQNGLEVFAGLERFLSGVPQEEFRRLASGEKKHKL, encoded by the exons ATGTCCAGTACCACCGAAGACCCCATCAAACTCACATACCAAGGCCGTCTGGCAATAATCACCCTCAACCGGCCCAAGAAACTCAATGCCCTAGACGGAGACCTCTACTACCTCCTCGGCGAACGTCTCCGCGAAGTAGACAAGCGCGATGACATCTACATCACCATTCTTACAGGTTCAGGACGTTACTTCTCCGC CGGCGCGGACGTAAACTCCTCCCGCCCCGGCGGGGGCCTCGGCACCTCCGCACGACGAGACCTCGCCCGATCCTTCGTAATAAACAACTACGACATCACACACACGTTCGCGCACCACTCGAAGATCCTCATCGCGGCACTGAACGGCCCCGCCGTCGGACTCTCCGCGGCCCTCATTGCCCTCGCGGACTTCATCTACGCCGCGCCGCacaccttcctcctcacgcCGTTCGCCTCGCTGGGTCTTGTAGCGGAGGGCGGGTCGTCGCGGGCGTTCGTGGAAAGGTTGGGCATCGCGAAGGCCAACGAGGCGCTTATTATGAGTAAGCGGATTACGTGTGAGGAGTTGGTGGCCACGGGGTTCGTGAATAAGGTGTTTACGGCGCCGAGTGGGAAGAGTGATGATAGTGAGGGGTTTCTGGGCTTGGTGTTgcaggaggtggaggagaggttgggcTTGCATTTGAATCAGGAGAGTTTGCTGAAGATTAAGGAGTTGATTAGACGGCCCGAGAGGGAGGTGTTGGATCGTCAGAATGGGTTGGAGGTTTTTGCGGGGCTTGAGAGGTTTCTGAGTGGTGTGCCGCAGGAGGAGTTTAGGAGGTTGGCgagtggggagaagaagcataAGTTGTGA
- a CDS encoding uncharacterized protein (COG:S;~EggNog:ENOG410PSMJ;~InterPro:IPR018625;~PFAM:PF09803;~TransMembrane:1 (i12-31o);~go_component: GO:0005739 - mitochondrion [Evidence IEA];~go_process: GO:0033617 - mitochondrial cytochrome c oxidase assembly [Evidence IEA]) has protein sequence MSSILRRLQGGNLEVFKFGMYIIFPIGWMYYFGTNLDDRFSVPGFWPTTEQSHKIPLEKEEIDRELSRMRMLDAVKREKRQQRAALEAEAQAQAASANAE, from the exons ATGTCCTCCATCCTCCGCAGACTCCAGGGAGGCAACCTCGAAGTGTTCAAG TTCGGCATGtacatcatcttccccatcgGATGGATGTATTACTTCGGCACGAATCTCGACGACCGCTTCAGCGTCCCCGGCTTCTGGCCCACAACCGAGCAATCGCACAAGATTCCCctcgagaaagaagagattgaTCGCGAATTGTCGCGCATGCGCATGTTGGATGCAGTCAAGCGGGAGAAGCGACAGCAGCGCGCGGCGTTGGAGGCtgaggctcaggctcaggcggCATCTGCGAACGCGGAGTAA
- a CDS encoding serine palmitoyltransferase small subunit family protein (COG:S;~EggNog:ENOG410PRW5;~InterPro:IPR024512;~PFAM:PF11779;~TransMembrane:1 (o36-57i)): MTLFWILNSFMRWVRLKIYQYEVTFAVYMLTPTEKFIFNSLLLTLLSMIVTGIYVYLPDHIRSIYSHLYYYWAGERPFISASLPSISSVFRETGTQTLEVMYETAKNAAATATAPIAEL; encoded by the exons ATGACTCTCTTCTGGATCCTGAACTCCTTTATGCGCTGGGTGCGCTTGAAGATATATCAATATGAGGTGACCTTCGCCGTGTACATGCTTACGCCTACCGAAAAGTTCATTTTTA attcccttctcctcactctcctctCAATGATCGTAACCGGCATCTATGTCTACCTTCCCGACCACATCCGATCCATTTATAGCCAcctttactactactgggCCGGCGAGCGTCCGTTTATCTCTGCGAGCCTTCCATCGATCAGCTCCGTATTCCGGGAGACCGGTACCCAGACTTTGGAAGTGATGTACGAGACGGCCAAGAATGCTGCTGCGACAGCCACTGCTCCAATCGCCGAACTGTGA
- a CDS encoding peptide chain release factor family protein (COG:J;~EggNog:ENOG410QDMR;~InterPro:IPR000352;~PFAM:PF00472;~go_function: GO:0003747 - translation release factor activity [Evidence IEA];~go_process: GO:0006415 - translational termination [Evidence IEA]): MFRPLHLTPYITRPFLISNYLPTLPRFFTLSALSLASKALPPRLKIQDADVTISYLKGTGPGGQKINKTNSAVQIIHKPTGVVVKSQATRSRSQNEKIARQLLADKVEELLNGDQSRAAIKADRARKKKASKMKKSRRKYRELEDGKESQEIEEAEEENDAPESADAKHESELEGADIQSPHQLSAQQPILQQKHLPDIERGQR; encoded by the exons ATGTTCCGTCCCCTCCACTTGACCCCCTACATCACACGCCCCTTTCTCATATCGAATtacctccccaccctcccaaGATTCTTCACTCTGTCTGCGCTCTCCCTCGCCAGCAAAGCCTTACCTCCCCGCCTGAAGATTCAAGATGCCGACGTGACCATCTCATACCTTAAGGGCACTGGCCCTGGAGGCCAAAAGATC AACAAAACCAACTCTGCCGTCCAGATCATACACAAACCCACCGGTGTAGTGGTCAAGTCTCAAGCCACAAGATCCCGTTCCCAAAATGAAAAGATTGCCCGTCAGCTGCTTGCTGACAAGGTCGAAGAGCTCTTGAATGGGGATCAAAGTCGTGCGGCCATCAAGGCCGACCGcgccaggaagaagaaggccagtaaaatgaagaagagccgGCGCAAGTATCGTGAGCTCGAAGACGGCAAGGAGAGTCAAGAgatagaagaagcagaagaagagaacgatGCACCAGAGTCGGCTGATGCAAAGCATGAATCAGAATTGGAGGGAGCAGACATACAAAGTCCTCATCAGCTGTCCGCTCAACAACCGATTCTACAGCAGAAGCATCTCCCAGACATCGAGCGAGGCCAGAGGTAA
- the CSE1 gene encoding putative chromosome segregation protein Cse1 (BUSCO:EOG09260OQ8;~COG:U,Y;~EggNog:ENOG410PFCM;~InterPro:IPR016024,IPR011989,IPR001494,IPR005043, IPR013713;~PFAM:PF03810,PF03378,PF08506;~go_function: GO:0005515 - protein binding [Evidence IEA];~go_function: GO:0008536 - Ran GTPase binding [Evidence IEA];~go_process: GO:0006886 - intracellular protein transport [Evidence IEA]): MADGLGAVAQLLEASLDPRQNKQAELALRQEEKKPNYSLQLLQITASASYPYNTRLASALCFKNFIKRNWTDEDGNYKLQAEEVTTIKRELISLMISVPTGIQTQLGEAVSVIADSDFWERWDTLVDDLVSRLQPNNPAVNNGVLQVAHSIFKRWRPLFRSDQLYLEINHVLERFGSPFLALFEGLDAYLEENKSNKDNLVQGFTQLNLMIKLMYDLSCHDLPPMFEENISGIASLLLKYLTYDNQLLHTDDDTEAGQLEFARAGIFQVLTLYVQKYMDEFKPHIGQFVESSWSFLTLIGQETKYDILVSRALQFLTSIAGMTEHAAVFQAEGTLGQIIEKVILPNVSLRESDEELFEDEPIEFIRRDLEGSDSDTRRRAATDFLRRLAERFEESVTSVVLRYTEHYLSEYAKAPATNWKAKDTATYLFSAIAAKGTATSSHGVTATNKLISITDFFQKHLAADLINDEGVHPILKVDAIKYLYLFRSIITKEQWQEVLPMLVKHLGSSEYVVYSYAAIAVERVLYLTDSQGQPIISPATITPLSKDLLEHIFSLIQKDQAPQKVQENEFLMRCAMRVLIVIKEGIVPHTDSVLQHLITITKIISSNPSNPRFYYFHFEALGAFIRFAAPANPDKLEQALYAPFAEILQGDVQEFMPYIFQLFAALLEANPSGTLPDYYQNLIAPILMPVMWESKGNIPALVRLLSSIIHRGSQYIIQNEQIAPVLGIFQKLLSTKTNEGYGFDLLESVVANFPPATLEQYFVSIMQIILTRLQNSKTENLTLRFVRFYHFVSAQDDKGYSADFVIQVIDKVQPEYVQFKFTVGASMLTASRLFTPIYLNIILPETQKLARPLDRKTAVLSFTKTLANSEAFANRYKKGWGFTCEALLKLLELPPLPASKDDIIAEHDVEDMAFGVGFTALNTVRPQTRDPWPDTGADLKAWTGKYLKEADKKHNGRISGFVQERLGAEAKTVLLSYIA; encoded by the exons ATGGCTGATGGTCTTGGGGCTGTTGCGCAGCTCCTCGAGGCAAGCTTGGATCCCAGGCAGAACAAGCAAG CCGAACTTGCTCTTCGCcaggaggaaaaaaaacCGAACTACTCTCTGCAGCTCCTCCAAATCACGGCTTCCGCGTCCTACCCTTACAATACCCGTTTGGCTAGCGCATTATGCTTCAAGAACTTTATTAAGAGGAACTGgaccgatgaagatggaaactACAAGCTCcaggcggaggaggtaaCTACCATCAAGCGGGAGCTGATAAGCCTGATGATCTCCGTCCCTACGGGCATTCAAACACAATTGGGAGAAGCTGTTAGCGTTATCGCCGACAGTGATTTCTGGGAGCGATGGGATACACTTGTGGAT GATCTCGTTTCTCGACTCCAGCCGAACAACCCCGCTGTCAACAATGGCGTACTCCAAGTCGCACATTCCATTTTCAAGAGATGGAGACCCCTTTTCCGGTCGGATCAGCTGTACCTGGAAATCAATCATGTTCTCGAAAGATTCGGCAGCCCTTTCTTGGCTCTTTTCGAG GGTCTGGATGCCTACCTTGAAGAGAACAAATCCAACAAAGACAATCTTGTTCAGGGATTCACGCAACTCAATTTGATGATTAAATTGATGTATGACCTTTCTTGCCACGATCTTCCTCCGATGTTCGAAGAAAATATTTCAGGGATAGCCTCGCTCTTGCTCAAGTATCTGACCTACGATAACCAACTCCTGCACACCGATGACGATACCGAGGCAGGACAGCTGGAATTTGCGCGTGCTGGGATTTTCCAAGTATTGACTCTGTACGTGCAAAAGTACATGGATGAGTTCAAGCCTCATATTGGACAATTTGTCGAAAGCTCATGGAGCTTCTTGACACTTATTGGTCAGGAAACCAAGTACGACATTTTGGTCAGCAGGGCTCTGCAATTCTTGACTTCGATTGCGGGCATGACCGAACATGCGGCTGTATTCCAGGCCGAAGGCACCCTCGGCCAAATCATCGAGAAGGTCATTCTCCCCAATGTCAGTTTGCGTGAATCTGACGAGGAGCTTTTTGAGGATGAGCCGATTGAGTTCATTCGTCGTGACCTGGAAGGCTCAGACAGCGATACTAGACGGCGTGCCGCAACCGACTTCCTGAGACGGCTTGCCGAGAGATTTGAGGAATCCGTTACGAGCGTTGTTCTCAGATACACTGAGCACTACCTTTCTGAATACGCCAAGGCTCCCGCCACTAACTGGAAGGCCAAGGACACTGCAACCTATCTTTTCTCTGCCATTGCGGCGAAGGGAACTGCTACGTCAAGCCACGGTGTGACTGCTACGAACAAACTCATTAGCATTACCGATTTCTTCCAGAAGCACCTTGCGGCTGATTTGATTAACGATGAGGGTGTACATCCCATTCTCAAGGTCGACGCCATCAAGTACCTCTACCTCTTCCGAAGCATTATCACCAAGGAGCAGTGGCAGGAAGTTCTCCCTATGTTGGTCAAGCACCTCGGCTCCTCGGAATATGTCGTTTACAGTTATGCGGCGATCGCCGTGGAGCGTGTCCTCTACCTTACCGACAGCCAAGGCCAACCGATCATTTCCCCTGCTACTATTACACCGCTGTCTAAGGACTTGTTGGAACACATCTTCTCACTGATCCAAAAGGACCAGGCCCCTCAGAAGGTGCAGGAGAACGAGTTCCTGATGAGATGTGCGATGAGAGTCCTGATCGTCATCAAGGAGGGCATTGTGCCGCACACCGACAGTGTCCTTCAGCACCTGATCACTATCACGaaaatcatcagcagcaacccaAGCAACCCTAGGTTCTACTATTTCCACTTTGAAGCCCTTGGAGCTTTTATCCG GTTTGCGGCCCCTGCCAACCCCGACAAACTCGAACAAGCTCTTTACGCTCCTTTCGCAGAGATCCTCCAAGGGGATGTGCAAG AGTTCATGCCTTATATCTTCCAACTCTTTGCTGCACTTCTTGAGGCAAACCCCTCGGGAACACTCCCTGACTACTACCAGAACCTGATTGCCCCGATCCTGATGCCTGTCATGTGGGAGTCGAAGGGCAACATCCCTGCGCTTGTGCGACTTCTGTCGAGCATCATCCACCGCGGATCTCAATACATCATCCAGAATGAGCAAATTGCTCCTGTTCTGGGTATCTTCCAGAAGTTGCTTTCGACCAAGACCAATGAAGGTTATGGATTCGACCTGTTGGAGTCTGTGGTTGCAAACTTCCCTCC GGCAACACTGGAACAATACTTTGTTTCCATCATGCAGATTATCCTTACCCGCCTCCAGAATTCCAAGACGGAGAACCTGACCCTCCGATTCGTCCGTTTCTATCATTTCGTCTCTGCCCAGGATGACAAGGGCTACAGTGCTGACTTCGTCATCCAAGTGATCGACAAGGTCCAGCCCGAGTATGTACAATTCAAATTTACCGTGGGAGCTAGCATGCTAACTGCCTCCAGGCTGTTCACTCCCATCTATTTGAACATCATCCTTCCCGAAACACAAAAGCTCGCTCGTCCGTTGGACCGCAAGACCGCAGTGCTATCGTTCACTAAAACTCTTGCTAACTCGGAAGCCTTTGCTAACCGGTACAAGAAGGGATGGGGCTTCACATGTGAGGCTCTTCTCAAGCTTCTGGAGCTGCCTCCTCTCCCTGCCAGCAAGGATGACATCATCGCCGAGCATGACGTGGAGGATATGGCATTCGGTGTTGGTTTCACAGCGTTGAACACTGTGCGACCACAGACCAGGGATCCTTGGCCCGACACGGGCGCCGACCTGAAGGCCTGGACTGGCAAGTATCTAAAGGAAGCAGACAAGAAGCACAACGGGCGCATTTCTGGCTTTGTTCAGGAGCGTCTTGGAGCCGAGGCGAAGACAGTGCTACTTAGTTATATCGCATGA